A single genomic interval of Deltaproteobacteria bacterium harbors:
- a CDS encoding TonB family protein: MRCPIRLVAAAVAAAVVAGAGTAARAQQEGVRRDEVEPPPAREPELTKPPELLEAVAPEYPPEELAAGREAAVTVRIDIDATGRVTRVEVVDGAGPAFDAAAVAAARRYRFSPAEFDGVPGPITVETTIRFTIERQPEPEPAAAPPAAPVPAAESGPPGHAGDPGAPVSIHGVALERGTRRRLAGVIVSVVEAGIDAVTDERGEFFVHGLPAGRYTLVASDDAFDRFTRTIDLAARERIDVKLYLRPKGGNPYETVVEGESQAFEVTKRTLRRRQMTTVPGTFGDPIRVVQTLPGLARTPFVTGFLLIRGSTPGDSGVYVDGHQVPLLFHFLGGPSFLNPEFLDELSLYPGGFPARFGRAQGGIVAVETRPPKSDGWHGSADVDLLDAGAYLRAPLGEHSGLAIAGRRSYLNLLLPAFLPEPDAGDTLIVTPVYQDYNIRYDRDFGARGSASLFVFGSRDDLDVLSTDADAEESFALDSSVHFFRIIATYRRPIAGGLTLTLSPAWGRDSVRFAGAQTDPADPTTAVDISQQALSYRMRIHGDLSARMRLDTGLDIASRVTRFELLVPVDDDFRDPVGGADIPSQVLENTIVGLGIGAYAELSADVGAGVRLIPGLRFDQYVLAGQPRVSVDPRIVARWTVADPWTVKAYAGLFSQPPQPERFDVRFGNPDLELERAIHTGAGAEYRLGKTWSFDAEAYYIDRRNQAVFTDAVERLPDGTLRPLRSVNTGRGFTYGLELLVRRNITRNAYGWLSYTLSFTKARSDDDDDFDYTFADQRHNLNAVYSYTTDGGWELGARYRLSSGTPTTPIVGATFDADTGSYRPVRGEFRSAREPTFHQLDVRAEKTWLYDTWSFGVYLDVLNVLNIENVEATQYDYRYRDSAPITSVPFVPTLGIRGRF, encoded by the coding sequence ATGCGATGTCCGATCCGGCTCGTGGCCGCCGCGGTCGCGGCGGCGGTGGTCGCCGGCGCAGGCACCGCCGCGCGCGCCCAGCAAGAGGGCGTGCGCCGCGACGAGGTGGAGCCGCCGCCCGCGCGCGAGCCCGAGCTGACCAAGCCGCCCGAGCTGCTCGAAGCGGTCGCACCCGAGTATCCGCCGGAGGAGCTCGCGGCGGGGCGAGAGGCCGCGGTCACCGTCCGCATCGACATCGACGCCACCGGCCGGGTCACCCGCGTCGAGGTCGTCGACGGCGCCGGCCCCGCGTTCGACGCCGCCGCGGTCGCCGCCGCGCGCCGCTACCGCTTCTCCCCGGCCGAGTTCGACGGCGTCCCCGGGCCGATCACCGTCGAGACGACCATCCGTTTCACGATCGAACGCCAGCCGGAGCCGGAACCCGCAGCCGCGCCGCCGGCCGCGCCCGTGCCGGCGGCCGAGTCCGGCCCGCCCGGTCACGCCGGCGACCCCGGCGCGCCCGTGTCGATCCACGGCGTCGCGCTCGAGCGCGGTACCCGGCGGCGGCTGGCGGGCGTGATCGTGTCGGTGGTCGAGGCCGGGATCGACGCGGTCACCGACGAGCGGGGCGAGTTCTTCGTCCACGGGCTGCCGGCCGGCCGCTACACCCTGGTCGCCAGCGACGACGCCTTCGATCGGTTCACGCGCACGATCGACCTCGCCGCGCGCGAGCGGATCGACGTCAAGTTGTACCTGCGACCGAAGGGCGGCAACCCGTACGAGACGGTCGTCGAGGGCGAGAGCCAGGCGTTCGAGGTCACCAAGCGGACGCTCCGCCGCCGCCAGATGACCACCGTACCGGGCACCTTCGGCGATCCGATCCGCGTCGTCCAGACGCTGCCCGGGCTCGCGCGCACGCCGTTCGTCACCGGCTTCTTGCTCATCCGCGGGTCGACGCCCGGCGACAGCGGCGTCTACGTGGACGGCCATCAGGTGCCGCTGTTGTTCCACTTCCTCGGCGGCCCCTCGTTCCTCAACCCGGAGTTCCTCGACGAGCTGTCGCTGTACCCGGGTGGCTTTCCCGCGCGGTTCGGCCGCGCCCAGGGCGGCATCGTCGCCGTCGAGACCCGCCCGCCGAAGTCGGACGGCTGGCACGGCTCGGCCGACGTCGACCTGCTCGACGCGGGCGCGTATCTGCGCGCGCCGCTCGGCGAACACAGCGGCCTCGCGATCGCCGGCCGCCGGTCGTATCTCAATCTGCTGCTGCCGGCATTTCTGCCCGAGCCCGACGCCGGCGACACGCTGATCGTCACGCCGGTCTACCAGGACTACAACATCCGCTACGACCGCGACTTCGGCGCCCGCGGCAGCGCATCGCTGTTCGTGTTCGGCTCGCGCGACGACCTCGACGTGCTGTCGACCGACGCCGACGCCGAGGAGAGCTTCGCGCTCGACTCGAGCGTCCACTTCTTCCGGATCATCGCGACCTACCGGCGGCCGATCGCCGGCGGTCTGACGCTTACCCTGTCGCCCGCGTGGGGCCGCGACAGCGTCCGGTTCGCCGGCGCTCAGACCGACCCGGCTGACCCGACCACGGCGGTCGACATTTCCCAGCAAGCGCTCAGCTACCGCATGCGCATTCACGGCGACCTGTCTGCGCGCATGCGGCTGGACACCGGCCTCGACATCGCGTCGCGCGTGACCCGGTTCGAGCTGCTCGTCCCGGTCGACGACGACTTTCGCGACCCGGTCGGCGGCGCCGACATCCCGTCGCAGGTGCTCGAAAACACCATCGTGGGCCTGGGCATCGGCGCGTACGCCGAGCTGTCGGCCGACGTCGGCGCCGGCGTGCGCCTGATCCCCGGCCTGCGCTTCGACCAGTACGTCCTTGCCGGCCAACCGCGCGTGTCCGTCGACCCGCGGATCGTCGCGCGGTGGACCGTCGCCGACCCGTGGACGGTGAAGGCGTACGCCGGGTTGTTCTCGCAGCCGCCGCAGCCGGAGCGGTTCGACGTGCGCTTCGGCAACCCCGACCTCGAGCTGGAGCGCGCGATCCACACGGGCGCCGGCGCCGAGTACCGGCTCGGCAAAACCTGGTCGTTCGACGCCGAGGCCTACTACATCGACCGGCGCAACCAGGCGGTGTTCACCGACGCGGTCGAGCGCCTGCCCGACGGCACGCTGCGGCCGCTGCGCTCGGTGAACACGGGCCGGGGCTTCACCTACGGACTCGAACTGCTCGTGCGGCGCAACATCACGCGCAACGCCTACGGCTGGCTGTCGTACACGCTGTCGTTCACCAAGGCGCGGTCCGACGACGACGACGACTTCGACTACACGTTCGCCGACCAGCGCCACAACCTCAACGCGGTCTACAGCTACACCACCGACGGCGGTTGGGAACTCGGCGCGCGCTATCGGCTGTCGTCCGGCACGCCGACGACGCCGATCGTCGGCGCGACGTTCGACGCCGACACCGGCAGCTACCGGCCCGTACGCGGAGAGTTCCGGTCGGCCCGCGAGCCGACGTTCCACCAACTCGACGTGCGCGCCGAGAAGACGTGGCTGTACGATACGTGGTCGTTCGGCGTGTACCTGGACGTGCTCAACGTGCTCAACATCGAAAACGTCGAGGCCACCCAGTACGACTACCGCTACCGCGACAGCGCGCCGATCACCAGCGTGCCGTTCGTGCCGACACTCGGCATCCGGGGGAGGTTCTGA